In Struthio camelus isolate bStrCam1 chromosome 22, bStrCam1.hap1, whole genome shotgun sequence, one DNA window encodes the following:
- the BUD13 gene encoding BUD13 homolog isoform X2, giving the protein MEEFRSNTKWKLLGEQNEDSQSSDLSVPAKCITRKQRHDSLDDSPPRRLRHDSPDPSPPRQEQCDSPDLSPPRRKRHDSPDLSPPRRKRHDSPDLSPPRRKRHDSPDLSPPRRKRHDSPDLSPPRRKRHDSPDLFPKKVSSAMGKKAYKATDKSLSGGVQGEQSHLKHSFSDKSLSRQKRNVTPDLSPPRKTKYDSDLESSPPQKKRTGSPTLKKQSGTRGASPATKKLRQIPSPQRCAKHDSDSSSPRRSSRNASDADLSPQRKNRGLGLLRPDSPKRGPLNKNQSKPSDSDSSPPRRTLPAGKEQHGSRSPPDVSPPRRHRDTEESPKKANMMLSGGKAGLLSADVLRREQQELRRQERNNKRLEEESRHSETVFRDKSGRKRDLVKEQLEQKQKADAKSERDEQYAKWGRGLAQGRQQQQNVEDAIKEMQKPLARYIDDQDLDRMLREQEREGDPMAEFIKKRKAKENKDKKEKPRYSGPAPPLNRFNIWPGHRWDGVDRSNGFEQQRFARIASKKAVQELAYKWSVEDM; this is encoded by the exons ATGGAGGAATTCCGATCAAATACGAAATGGAAACTTTTAGGAG aacaGAACGAAGATTCGCAAAGCTCAGATCTTTCAGTACCTGCCAAATGTATTACAAG gaaACAACGCCATGACTCCCTGGATGACTCCCCACCAAGGCGACTGCGGCACGACTCCCCAGATCCGTCCCCTCCCAGGCAAGAGCAATGCGACTCCCCCGACCTGTCGCCGCCGAGGCGGAAGCGCCACGACTCCCCCGACCTGTCGCCGCCGAGGCGGAAGCGCCACGACTCCCCCGACCTGTCGCCGCCGAGGCGGAAGCGCCACGACTCCCCCGACCTGTCGCCGCCGAGGCGGAAGCGCCACGACTCCCCCGACCTGTCGCCGCCGAGGCGGAAGCGCCACGACTCCCCCGACCTGTTTCCAAAGAAAGTCAGTTCAGCAATGGGAAAAAAAGCCTACAAAGCCACAGACAAGTCGCTGTCAGGGGGAGTCCAAGGAGAGCAATCTCATCTCAAGCACAGCTTCTCTGACAAGTCCTTATCACGTCAGAAACGGAATGTTACTCCGGATCTGTCTCCTCCCCGGAAAACCAAATATGATTCTGACCTAGAGTCATCACCACCTCAGAAAAAGAGGACCGGGTCACCTACTCTGAAAAAGCAGAGTGGAACTAGAG GTGCTTCTCCAGCTACTAAAAAGCTCAGGCAGATTCCCTCACCTCAGAGGTGCGCGAAACATGACTCTGATTCTTCATCTCCACGGAGGAGTTCCCGGAACGCCTCAGATGCAGACCTTTCTCCCCAACGGAAGAATCGCGGCCTAGGCCTATTACGCCCTGACTCGCCTAAACGTGGTCCTCTTAATAAGAATCAGAGCAAGCCTTCAGACTCTGATTCATCTCCTCCACGAAGGACGTTACCAGCTGGAAAGGAGCAGCACGGTTCAAGGAGTCCTCCTGATGTCTCGCCTCCTCGTCGCCACCGTGACACTGAGGAATCTCCCAAGAAG GCGAACATGATGTTATCTGGGGGCAAAGCTGGCTTGCTGTCAGCTGATGTGCTGcggagggagcagcaggagctcaggagacaagagagaaataaCAAGCGCTTGGAAG AGGAATCCCGGCACTCTGAGACCGTCTTCCGAGACAAGTCAGGCCGCAAGAGGGACCTCGTGAAGGAACAACttgagcagaagcagaaagctGACGCGAAGTCTGAGAGAGATGAACAATATGCCAAGTGGGGAAGAGG ACTAGCTCAGGGGAGGCAACAGCAGCAGAATGTGGAAGATGCAATAAAAGAGATGCAAAAGCCATTGGCCCGCTATATTGATGATCAGGATCTGGATCGAATGTTacgagagcaagagagagaaggagaccCCATGGCTGAATTTATCAAAAAAAGGAAGGCCAAAGAGAACAAGGACAAGAAAG AGAAACCTAGGTACAGTGGACCAGCACCTCCACTCAACAGATTCAATATATGGCCTGGGCATCGCTGGGATGGTGTGGACAG GTCCAACGGATTTGAGCAGCAGCGCTTTGCCAGGATAGCCAGCAAGAAGGCAGTTCAGGAGCTCGCATATAAGTGGAGCGTTGAGGACATGTAG
- the APOA5 gene encoding apolipoprotein A-V isoform X1, protein MPARSAGLRARRGRLRRQTMSLRATLLLALLATLPVSPAELARSGFWEYLSQLTSDKESPEHGQGTKPGRDNTNLKESIQDGVNYMGNFLEKLVPLNRGLQPRLYQDSDGLRKLIRKELESLRVKLSPYVDEVHHKVGKHLEDLRFQLQPFTKELLDHVSLKARELQHHLLPSRDMTAQLLEGVDEVQRFMAHYADKIAFHTDQVKDIFHPYVDRLLTEIHRNVEELHRNVVPHTQASPEKLNQYIQELSTKLTQNAGDLHQKIQRNLEQLKLKLSLYPGSLRERLAGAAAGSPVPADHYAEELAQEVQRRVEEFRRDTYLQIEDFTRVIDRETEEMKLKLSSQPSYLEEFQDSSAPMEDLHVRLDSLWKDISQSLREQSGDVQ, encoded by the exons ATGCCGGCACGCTCTGCTGGATTAAGGGCG CGCCGCGGCAGGCTGCGCCGGCAGACGATGTCCCTCAGAGCCACGCTTCTGCTCGCCCTCCTGGCCACCTTGCCGG tGTCGCCGGCCGAGCTGGCCCGCAGCGGCTTCTGGGAGTACCTCAGCCAGCTGACGAGCGACAAGGAGAGCCCGGAGCACGGCCAGGGCACCAAGCCGGGCCGGGACAACAC AAACCTCAAGGAAAGTATTCAGGATGGAGTCAACTACATGGGAAACTTCCTGGAGAAACTGGTGCCGCTCAACAGGGGCCTCCAGCCCCGGCTCTACCAGGACTCCGACGGCCTGCGCAAACTCATCAGGAAGGAGCTGGAAAGCCTGAGGGTGAAGCTGTCCCCTTATGTGGACGAAGTGCACCACAAAGTGGGCAAGCACTTGGAGGACCTGCGCTTCCAGCTCCAGCCGTTCACCAAGGAGCTCCTGGACCACGTGTCCCTGAAGGCGCGCGAGCTTCAgcaccacctcctccccagccgaGACATGACGGCTCAGCTCCTGGAGGGCGTGGACGAAGTTCAGAGGTTCATGGCTCACTATGCCGACAAAATAGCCTTTCACACCGACCAGGTGAAGGACATCTTCCACCCGTACGTTGACAGGCTGCTCACCGAGATCCACCGTAACGTGGAGGAGCTGCACAGAAACGTCGTCCCTCACACGCAGGCCAGCCCGGAGAAACTCAACCAGTATATCCAGGAGCTCTCCACGAAGCTCACCCAGAACGCTGGAGACCTCCACCAGAAGATCCAGAGGAACCTGGAGCAGCTCAAGCTGAAGCTAAGCCTTTACCCCGGCAGCCTCCGGGAGCGCCtggccggcgcggccgccgggtcGCCGGTGCCGGCAGACCACTACGCAGAGGAGCTGGCgcaggaagtgcagaggagggTCGAGGAGTTCAGGCGGGACACCTACCTCCAGATCGAGGACTTCACCCGGGTCATTGACCGCGAGACGGAGGAGATGAAGCTGAAACTGTCCTCGCAGCCCTCATACCTGGAGGAGTTTCAGGACAGCTCGGCCCCTATGGAGGACCTGCACGTGCGCCTGGACTCGCTGTGGAAGGACATTTCCCAGAGCCTGCGGGAGCAGAGCGGCGACGTCCAGTGA
- the ZPR1 gene encoding zinc finger protein ZPR1 isoform X2, with the protein MNRQVVKTDCATARIPELDFEIPAFTQKGVLTTIEGIIDRAVAGLEQDQPVRRATDEEVARKIDEFIGKLKQLKEVHSSFTFIVDDPSGNSFVENPRAPQKDEALVVAHYKRTPQQAAVLGLAAEEANETPADSAEDLRSEVLQFNTNCPECNAPANTNMKLVQIPHFKEVIIMATNCDSCGHRTNEVKSGGAIEPQGTRITLRITDPSDMTRDVLKSETCSVEIPELEFELGMGALGGKFTTLEGLLKDIKDLVERNPFSLGDSSTPSKMEKLQEFGRKLLEIIEGKTKAHFVMDDPAGNSYLQNVYAPEDDPELTVERYERTFEQNEELGLNDMKTEGYEAAAAASER; encoded by the exons ATGAACAGGCAGGTGGTGAAGACGGACTGTGCCACGGCTCGAATTCCTGAGCTGGACTTTGAGATCCCTGCGTTCACCCAGAAGGGAG TTCTCACCACCATCGAAGGGATAATTGACAGAGCTGTAGCAGGCCTGGAGCAGGACCAGCCCGTTCGCAGG GCAACGGATGAAGAGGTGGCAAGGAAAATAGATGAGTTCATTGGTAAACTAAAGCAGCTCAAAGAAGTACATTCCTCTTTTACCTTT ATCGTAGATGATCCTTCAGGGAACAGTTTTGTAGAGAATCCTCGTGCACCGCAGAAGGATGAAGCTCTTGTGGTTGCTCATTACAAGAGGACTCCCCAGCAGGCGGCCGTGCTGGGGCTCGCG GCAGAGGAGGCAAACGAGACGCCAGCTGATTCTGCGGAGGACCTGAGGAGTGAG GTACTGCAGTTTAACACCAACTGCCCCGAGTGCAATGCTCCAGCTAACACCAATATGAAGCTAGTGC AAATCCCTCATTTCAAGGAAGTGATTATCATGGCCACCAACTGTGACTCCTGTGGGCACAGGACAAACGAG GTTAAATCTGGAGGAGCGATAGAACCGCAAGGCACCAGGATTACCCTTCGGATTACAGACCCTTCGGACATGACTAGAGATGTCCTAAAG TCCGAGACGTGCAGCGTGGAGATTCCTGAGCTGGAGTTCGAGCTGGGgatgggagcgctgggggggaaATTCACCACGCTGGAAGGGCTGCTGAAAGACATCAAGGACCTG GTTGAGAGAAACCCCTTCAGCCTAGGGGACAGTTCTACTCCGAGCAAAATGGAAAAGTTACAGGAGTTCGGCAGGAAATTGCTTGAG ATAATAGAAGGGAAGACAAAGGCTCACTTTGTAATGGATGACCCTGCAGGCAACAGCTACCTTCAG AACGTGTACGCCCCGGAAGACGACCCGGAGCTGACGGTGGAGCGCTACGAGCGCACGTTTGAGCAGAACGAAGAGCTGGGCCTGAACGACATGAAGACGGAAGGCtacgaggcggcggcggcggcgtcggagCGGTAG
- the APOA5 gene encoding apolipoprotein A-V isoform X2, which yields MSLRATLLLALLATLPVSPAELARSGFWEYLSQLTSDKESPEHGQGTKPGRDNTNLKESIQDGVNYMGNFLEKLVPLNRGLQPRLYQDSDGLRKLIRKELESLRVKLSPYVDEVHHKVGKHLEDLRFQLQPFTKELLDHVSLKARELQHHLLPSRDMTAQLLEGVDEVQRFMAHYADKIAFHTDQVKDIFHPYVDRLLTEIHRNVEELHRNVVPHTQASPEKLNQYIQELSTKLTQNAGDLHQKIQRNLEQLKLKLSLYPGSLRERLAGAAAGSPVPADHYAEELAQEVQRRVEEFRRDTYLQIEDFTRVIDRETEEMKLKLSSQPSYLEEFQDSSAPMEDLHVRLDSLWKDISQSLREQSGDVQ from the exons ATGTCCCTCAGAGCCACGCTTCTGCTCGCCCTCCTGGCCACCTTGCCGG tGTCGCCGGCCGAGCTGGCCCGCAGCGGCTTCTGGGAGTACCTCAGCCAGCTGACGAGCGACAAGGAGAGCCCGGAGCACGGCCAGGGCACCAAGCCGGGCCGGGACAACAC AAACCTCAAGGAAAGTATTCAGGATGGAGTCAACTACATGGGAAACTTCCTGGAGAAACTGGTGCCGCTCAACAGGGGCCTCCAGCCCCGGCTCTACCAGGACTCCGACGGCCTGCGCAAACTCATCAGGAAGGAGCTGGAAAGCCTGAGGGTGAAGCTGTCCCCTTATGTGGACGAAGTGCACCACAAAGTGGGCAAGCACTTGGAGGACCTGCGCTTCCAGCTCCAGCCGTTCACCAAGGAGCTCCTGGACCACGTGTCCCTGAAGGCGCGCGAGCTTCAgcaccacctcctccccagccgaGACATGACGGCTCAGCTCCTGGAGGGCGTGGACGAAGTTCAGAGGTTCATGGCTCACTATGCCGACAAAATAGCCTTTCACACCGACCAGGTGAAGGACATCTTCCACCCGTACGTTGACAGGCTGCTCACCGAGATCCACCGTAACGTGGAGGAGCTGCACAGAAACGTCGTCCCTCACACGCAGGCCAGCCCGGAGAAACTCAACCAGTATATCCAGGAGCTCTCCACGAAGCTCACCCAGAACGCTGGAGACCTCCACCAGAAGATCCAGAGGAACCTGGAGCAGCTCAAGCTGAAGCTAAGCCTTTACCCCGGCAGCCTCCGGGAGCGCCtggccggcgcggccgccgggtcGCCGGTGCCGGCAGACCACTACGCAGAGGAGCTGGCgcaggaagtgcagaggagggTCGAGGAGTTCAGGCGGGACACCTACCTCCAGATCGAGGACTTCACCCGGGTCATTGACCGCGAGACGGAGGAGATGAAGCTGAAACTGTCCTCGCAGCCCTCATACCTGGAGGAGTTTCAGGACAGCTCGGCCCCTATGGAGGACCTGCACGTGCGCCTGGACTCGCTGTGGAAGGACATTTCCCAGAGCCTGCGGGAGCAGAGCGGCGACGTCCAGTGA
- the ZPR1 gene encoding zinc finger protein ZPR1 isoform X1 produces the protein MSAVEAGPLFRPAGAEDGEQGPAEIESLCMNCYRNGVTRLLLTRVPFFKEIIVSSFACDSCSWSNTEIQAAGRIQEQGVRYTLAVTSRQDMNRQVVKTDCATARIPELDFEIPAFTQKGVLTTIEGIIDRAVAGLEQDQPVRRATDEEVARKIDEFIGKLKQLKEVHSSFTFIVDDPSGNSFVENPRAPQKDEALVVAHYKRTPQQAAVLGLAAEEANETPADSAEDLRSEVLQFNTNCPECNAPANTNMKLVQIPHFKEVIIMATNCDSCGHRTNEVKSGGAIEPQGTRITLRITDPSDMTRDVLKSETCSVEIPELEFELGMGALGGKFTTLEGLLKDIKDLVERNPFSLGDSSTPSKMEKLQEFGRKLLEIIEGKTKAHFVMDDPAGNSYLQNVYAPEDDPELTVERYERTFEQNEELGLNDMKTEGYEAAAAASER, from the exons ATGTCGGCGGTGGAGGCGGGGCCGCTGTTccggccggcgggcgccgaggACGGCGAGCAGGGGCCGGCCGAGATCGAGTCGCTCTGCATGAACTGCTACCGCAAC GGCGTGACGCGGCTGCTGCTGACCCGCGTCCCCTTCTTCAAAGAGATCATCGTCAGCTCCTTCGCCTGCGACAGCTGCTCCTGGTCCAACACCGAGATCCAGGCGGCGGGCAGGATCCAGGAGCAGGGCGTGCGCTACACCCTGGCCGTCACCTCCCGGCAG GATATGAACAGGCAGGTGGTGAAGACGGACTGTGCCACGGCTCGAATTCCTGAGCTGGACTTTGAGATCCCTGCGTTCACCCAGAAGGGAG TTCTCACCACCATCGAAGGGATAATTGACAGAGCTGTAGCAGGCCTGGAGCAGGACCAGCCCGTTCGCAGG GCAACGGATGAAGAGGTGGCAAGGAAAATAGATGAGTTCATTGGTAAACTAAAGCAGCTCAAAGAAGTACATTCCTCTTTTACCTTT ATCGTAGATGATCCTTCAGGGAACAGTTTTGTAGAGAATCCTCGTGCACCGCAGAAGGATGAAGCTCTTGTGGTTGCTCATTACAAGAGGACTCCCCAGCAGGCGGCCGTGCTGGGGCTCGCG GCAGAGGAGGCAAACGAGACGCCAGCTGATTCTGCGGAGGACCTGAGGAGTGAG GTACTGCAGTTTAACACCAACTGCCCCGAGTGCAATGCTCCAGCTAACACCAATATGAAGCTAGTGC AAATCCCTCATTTCAAGGAAGTGATTATCATGGCCACCAACTGTGACTCCTGTGGGCACAGGACAAACGAG GTTAAATCTGGAGGAGCGATAGAACCGCAAGGCACCAGGATTACCCTTCGGATTACAGACCCTTCGGACATGACTAGAGATGTCCTAAAG TCCGAGACGTGCAGCGTGGAGATTCCTGAGCTGGAGTTCGAGCTGGGgatgggagcgctgggggggaaATTCACCACGCTGGAAGGGCTGCTGAAAGACATCAAGGACCTG GTTGAGAGAAACCCCTTCAGCCTAGGGGACAGTTCTACTCCGAGCAAAATGGAAAAGTTACAGGAGTTCGGCAGGAAATTGCTTGAG ATAATAGAAGGGAAGACAAAGGCTCACTTTGTAATGGATGACCCTGCAGGCAACAGCTACCTTCAG AACGTGTACGCCCCGGAAGACGACCCGGAGCTGACGGTGGAGCGCTACGAGCGCACGTTTGAGCAGAACGAAGAGCTGGGCCTGAACGACATGAAGACGGAAGGCtacgaggcggcggcggcggcgtcggagCGGTAG
- the BUD13 gene encoding BUD13 homolog isoform X1 produces the protein MAAPGLSKAEYLRRYLSGPAAAAEPAPPRRRRKKKPTGGGRGGMRIVDDDVSWNSIAVVQEKEEEEDEGDMPVVAEFIDERPEEVKLMEEFRSNTKWKLLGEQNEDSQSSDLSVPAKCITRKQRHDSLDDSPPRRLRHDSPDPSPPRQEQCDSPDLSPPRRKRHDSPDLSPPRRKRHDSPDLSPPRRKRHDSPDLSPPRRKRHDSPDLSPPRRKRHDSPDLFPKKVSSAMGKKAYKATDKSLSGGVQGEQSHLKHSFSDKSLSRQKRNVTPDLSPPRKTKYDSDLESSPPQKKRTGSPTLKKQSGTRGASPATKKLRQIPSPQRCAKHDSDSSSPRRSSRNASDADLSPQRKNRGLGLLRPDSPKRGPLNKNQSKPSDSDSSPPRRTLPAGKEQHGSRSPPDVSPPRRHRDTEESPKKANMMLSGGKAGLLSADVLRREQQELRRQERNNKRLEEESRHSETVFRDKSGRKRDLVKEQLEQKQKADAKSERDEQYAKWGRGLAQGRQQQQNVEDAIKEMQKPLARYIDDQDLDRMLREQEREGDPMAEFIKKRKAKENKDKKEKPRYSGPAPPLNRFNIWPGHRWDGVDRSNGFEQQRFARIASKKAVQELAYKWSVEDM, from the exons ATGGCGGCGCCGGGGCTCTCCAAGGCCGAGTACCTGCGGCGGTACCTcagcgggccggccgccgccgccgagcccgccccgccgcgccgccgccgcaagAAGAAGCCGACGGGCGGCGGCAGAGGCGG GATGCGGATAGTGGATGACGATGTCAGCTGGAATAGCATTGCTGTGgtccaggagaaggaggaggaagaggatgaaggggATATGCCTGTG GTGGCAGAATTTATTGATGAACGTCCTGAAGAAGTGAAGCTTATGGAGGAATTCCGATCAAATACGAAATGGAAACTTTTAGGAG aacaGAACGAAGATTCGCAAAGCTCAGATCTTTCAGTACCTGCCAAATGTATTACAAG gaaACAACGCCATGACTCCCTGGATGACTCCCCACCAAGGCGACTGCGGCACGACTCCCCAGATCCGTCCCCTCCCAGGCAAGAGCAATGCGACTCCCCCGACCTGTCGCCGCCGAGGCGGAAGCGCCACGACTCCCCCGACCTGTCGCCGCCGAGGCGGAAGCGCCACGACTCCCCCGACCTGTCGCCGCCGAGGCGGAAGCGCCACGACTCCCCCGACCTGTCGCCGCCGAGGCGGAAGCGCCACGACTCCCCCGACCTGTCGCCGCCGAGGCGGAAGCGCCACGACTCCCCCGACCTGTTTCCAAAGAAAGTCAGTTCAGCAATGGGAAAAAAAGCCTACAAAGCCACAGACAAGTCGCTGTCAGGGGGAGTCCAAGGAGAGCAATCTCATCTCAAGCACAGCTTCTCTGACAAGTCCTTATCACGTCAGAAACGGAATGTTACTCCGGATCTGTCTCCTCCCCGGAAAACCAAATATGATTCTGACCTAGAGTCATCACCACCTCAGAAAAAGAGGACCGGGTCACCTACTCTGAAAAAGCAGAGTGGAACTAGAG GTGCTTCTCCAGCTACTAAAAAGCTCAGGCAGATTCCCTCACCTCAGAGGTGCGCGAAACATGACTCTGATTCTTCATCTCCACGGAGGAGTTCCCGGAACGCCTCAGATGCAGACCTTTCTCCCCAACGGAAGAATCGCGGCCTAGGCCTATTACGCCCTGACTCGCCTAAACGTGGTCCTCTTAATAAGAATCAGAGCAAGCCTTCAGACTCTGATTCATCTCCTCCACGAAGGACGTTACCAGCTGGAAAGGAGCAGCACGGTTCAAGGAGTCCTCCTGATGTCTCGCCTCCTCGTCGCCACCGTGACACTGAGGAATCTCCCAAGAAG GCGAACATGATGTTATCTGGGGGCAAAGCTGGCTTGCTGTCAGCTGATGTGCTGcggagggagcagcaggagctcaggagacaagagagaaataaCAAGCGCTTGGAAG AGGAATCCCGGCACTCTGAGACCGTCTTCCGAGACAAGTCAGGCCGCAAGAGGGACCTCGTGAAGGAACAACttgagcagaagcagaaagctGACGCGAAGTCTGAGAGAGATGAACAATATGCCAAGTGGGGAAGAGG ACTAGCTCAGGGGAGGCAACAGCAGCAGAATGTGGAAGATGCAATAAAAGAGATGCAAAAGCCATTGGCCCGCTATATTGATGATCAGGATCTGGATCGAATGTTacgagagcaagagagagaaggagaccCCATGGCTGAATTTATCAAAAAAAGGAAGGCCAAAGAGAACAAGGACAAGAAAG AGAAACCTAGGTACAGTGGACCAGCACCTCCACTCAACAGATTCAATATATGGCCTGGGCATCGCTGGGATGGTGTGGACAG GTCCAACGGATTTGAGCAGCAGCGCTTTGCCAGGATAGCCAGCAAGAAGGCAGTTCAGGAGCTCGCATATAAGTGGAGCGTTGAGGACATGTAG